TATCTAACATGCTTACAGTGAGACTCTGGCCTCAGGTGTCGGTCACATGACTCTTACATCCATCCCTGTCGTCTCTCCCAGTACCTGCTGCAATGTGTGCTGTTATTATCTCACATGCTAACACTAACAAAGGTACTACTATCTCTGTAAATGCTGCAAACACGCACTTCACCCTAGCAACCACCAAGAGTGCCATAGCAACCACCTAACAACTCCTTAGCAACCACATAGCAACACCTCAGAAGCATCATAGAATGTCCTAGCAACTACTTGGTAACCACCAACTAACATCATAGTGATCAACACTCTGCCATCCACCGATCACCACCGTAACAATAACCACCACAAAAATGTTGCCCTACCAACCACTAAGCAACACCCTAGCAACCACATAGTAACCACCTAGCAACACATTAGCAATGACGTTCAGTGCCCTGTCACCTAACAATGCCCTGCCAACCAGCAACACCCTAGCAACAACCTAATGTAAGCGACTGTTGCTAAGTCAGTAAGCACACCTGTCTCCAGGTGAGTCTTACCGTTCTTCACCATGGCAGAGAACGTTCGAGCCAGCTCCAGGAGGATCGCTGTTCCAACGCCAGACTTCACGGCTCCTGGACCCAACGAGTCCCTCTGAGCTCCCAGTATGATGTACTGGTCTGACACAGAGAAGCAGTTTATTATGATCCAgtcatgaaaaatgtaaatctgtCTCTCGGTCAGGTGGTACCTGGCTCGACTCGCCCCTCCAGAGAGGAGAAGATGTTGTTGAGCAGGACGGGCGTCATGACGTTGTGGACCGACATCTTGACTCTGCGTCCAGAGCTGAACTCTGGACCGACCACACAGCGCACATACGGCAGCCGACCCCGCCATGACGGAGGACAGGACGGTCCCAACAGCTggctgagacacagagaaacgCAGTGAGGTCACAAAAACACCTGAGCAGGTAACCTGAGGGGGCGGGGCTCACCTGAGCAGCTTGGCGGCTACAGTGGCACTGATTGGCAGGGCTGGGATGAGTGGCAGGCCGGAGGACTGGATGGGCGGGAACTGAGTGTGATTGAAGGAGGGAAAGCCGGGGGTGAAGGGGTCACCTGATCCCAGGTGGACCTGTGATTGGACGACACAGAGGGAGATGCTGATTGGTCAGGAGCAGCGAGACAtggaacatgtgtgtgtttgtatgtacatgtgtgtgttacatgttCGGACACggcggtgtgtgtgttcagtccgAGGCGTCGGGGGTCCTGCGGCAGGTCTGCGGGGTCGGGGTAGATCAAAGCTCCGCCCGCCCCGTTCCTCTCAGCCAACCAGACCTTCTCAGCGAAACTGACCCCGCCCCCAACACGCATCACCACCACACAGCCAACCACAGACACGCCCGCACTCTTCAGCCAATTGAAATCCTCCGGACGGCCGTAGTTGGCGTAGACCACGCCcccctgcagagagagagacaggtgaagatAACTGGGATtgtggttaccatggtgacaaacacttcctgtctctgtctcaccgTGGTACTTCCTGTGGCGCTGTATGGACAGTAGTCAGACGGGTTCAGGGGAATCTGTTCTGAGATCAGACCTGCAGAGTCCAGCAGCCACAGAGAGCTCCTCTGAGAcctgcacagaaacaaacacctGTTTCCTCCATCATCACTCTCTAACCTCTGAAGGATCTCTGCACCACCTACCTACCTGTGGGGGAACTGCAGCGTGGCGTACAGAGACTCAGTCCAGGTGTGATCCATCTGCAGCTGTCTGAGGCGACGGAGGATCTCAGAGGCCAGAGACGTTCCCTCTGAGGAACCCGGAGGGTGACTCGCTCTGCTGACCCGACTGATGgtgacaaacagaaacactttaCTGACAGaacaacacaaaatgatttGTTCTGATAATCATTCGGCCAAAGTACCAAAATCACTATCAGCACGAACATCAAGATGATTCACTCTGAAAACACGACTGAAAAATGAACTCTGCTGAGGAGAAGCGAGTCTGGTGACCTGCCTGAGGCCCCAAAACAAATATATGACCTCTTGTTTTGGTCCAACTGACTCTGCTGAGTCCAAAGGACCAGACACAGAAATGACTCGACATCTAACTGAAGAAACTAAAGCGACTTGTTCTTCTGACTAAACTGAACCTAAAACTCAAAGGACTCTTTGACTGTCGGCTGTTGTGAGCAGAAGGAGAACCGTCTCACTGTCGAGCTCTAAGTTCAGTAACGTTCAGCTTTGACCTCGTTTGTCATTCAATGTGAAACCGATCAGATAAAAGCTGTCTGTGATGTAACCTGATCTGTGATGGATGAGGTCCAAACCCCTGATCGGCTCTGCTCCACCTTCAGCATCTCAACTCCAGAGGATCCTGTCACATCACCTGTCATGTTCCTCATGTTCGGATCAGTCTGCTGTTATTCTACATTTCTCTTATAGTCATTAAATCCTtcatgttcagactcaaaccagcaacatGTCGGGCCGTCTCTTAGTactgtctcacttcctgtctgcggctctcagctgcgagcccattggttcccactgaagacataaatctttaaaaacacagatctatagtttgatgtttaaaaaggctcagtagtttcctcaaacagctgctcgctgtagtttttatcagaccaacaggaggaagcagagcatctgttggggactatttccagcggcggatgaatccacatgtggtgctgtagtgagtgtttggggcagcaggacggtgtgtgtggggctgaggcagaataaactacagtgtgtgtgttcagggttCAAGGTTCAGGTTATGGTCGAACTGAAGTTTATTATATAGATCAGCATTAACCAGCTGCTGACCACAGACTCTGCAGTCAGGACTAACTGGACCAAACGAGTAACTGATAACGAATCAATCAAAGGTCCTCATTAATCCATAGAAACATGCCTTTGGGTGAATCATgtgtgaacagtaaacagtgtaCCACCTGACTGTGTTGTGGATATCTTCAtcctgcagcagcctcctcatCATCACCCTCAGCTCTCCCAGGTAAAGCCCCGCCCCTTCCTCTGCAGGTGGTTTAGCCCCGCCCCCTGCTGCTCATCCTCCTCACCCTGCCCCCCCACCTGGGAGCAGTGGTACCGCCCACCAAACACTGCGTAGGCCAATAGGAacgctgagagagagacagaccaCGCCCACTTTAATCACATGATCAAACTAATCaatgaaaggtgtgtgtgtgtgtgtgtgtgtgtgtgtgtgtgtacctgtgatgAAGATGaccactccacacacacacaggaacacataGCCTCTCCGGTAACCATGGCGATGCCGCAGCACCAATGCTGTGATGTCACTGCTAGGCCccgcctccacctcctcctcagcctGTGATGTCACAAACCTCATCTCCACCCTCGGAGCTCCTCCCACCTCCTCACCTTCGGCCACGCCCACTGAGgaagactggagagagagaggtgtaaCCATGGTTACAGGTCAGAGGGGGAGGAGCTTGTCTCCATGCAGCTCTACCTGgatgtctcacctgtctcaaaCGAGTCCTGATGGTGTCCATGATGACCtgcagaggagacagacaggtagagctGCGTTACTGTCGTCAACGAAAACTGGAACGAAAAATATTTGTtgacaactttttttaaacaacaaaaactaaatgatgATGTGAAAGACGGACAAATGaactaattattaattaattattattatagtttttaagtttaattcaCGAGCTGCAGAATCACTGCAGCACCTGATTGGTCCAACAGTTTCCTCCTCCAGCCAATAACATCTCTCGCTCAGGAGTTGATTTATCTGTTTGACCTGCTGCCGTTAATAAGAAGCTTCTTGCGTTCTGTAACGTGTCTGTCAGTAAAGTTATCTGATGATTTTAATCATCTAAATTCATCTACAGTCACTGAGAGTTCGACAGGAAGCAGCAACTAAACAGCCATGAAAACATGCAGCAGCACGCCGACatgtaagctaagctaacgtaaCTTTATCGGGTGCTGTGgatgtaacgttaacgttactttCAGTCGGCCATCTTTCATGTTGCTGTCGGAGGGAACGAGTCCGTTCAAACGACCAAAGTTTGACTGAAACTAAACTTTATGATTGAAACGTTTCTAACGTTTTGTGTAAACGATGTAAATGTCTCACATCAAACTTCAGTTTctagcagacacacagacactttcaGCCTCAAGAGAcggaaatgtgttttactgaaaGACGTCAGACGCTCCTGAATGTAACTGATGAAGAAGATAAATGTTTCTGATGAGTGAAGAAAGTACTTCCTGGTTCTTCTGTTGACCGGATCTACTGTTTTTAGCtccaatcagaaaacaaatcacACCTGAGGTGCGTCCAATCAGCTGCTGCGTCCAATCAGCTGCGTCCAATCAGCTGCTGCGTCCAATCAGCTGCAGCGTCCAATCAGCTGCAGCGTCCAATCAGCTGTAGTGTCCAATCAGCTGGAGGATCCTAGGTGGAGGACCCCAGGTGGAGGACCACAGGTGATGGACCACAAGTGGAGGACCACAGGTGGAGGACCCCAGGTGGAGGACCCCAGGTGATGGACCCCAGGTGGAGGACCCCAGGTGATGGACCACAGGTGGAGGATCCCAGGTGGAGGACCACAGGTGGAGGACCACAGGTGGAGGACCCCAGGTGATGGACCCCAGGTGGAGGACCACAGGTGATGGACCACAGGTGGAGGATCCCAGGTGGAGGACCACAGGTGATGGACCACAGGTGGAGGATCCTAGGTGGAGGATCCCAGGTGGAGGACCACAGGTGGAGGACCCCAGGTGAAGGACCCCAGGTGATGGACCACAGGTAATGGTCCACAGGTGATGGACCCCAGGTGATGGACCCAGGTGGAGGACCAAAGGTGGAGGACCACAGGTGATGGACCACAAGTGGAGGACCAGAGGTGATGGACCCCAGGTGATGGACCCCAGGTGATTGACCCCAGGTGATGGACCACAGGTAATGGTCCACAGGTGGAGGACCACAGGTGATGGACCCCAGGTGATGGACCCCAGGTGATGGACCCCAGGTGGAGGACCACAGGTGGAGGACCAGAGATGGAGGACCCCAGGTGGAGGACCACAGGTGATGGACCACAGGTGATGGACCCCAGGTGATGGACCCAGGTGGAGGACCACAGGTGATGGACCCCAGGTGATGGACCCCAGGTGGAGGACCACAGGTAATGGTCCACAGGTGGAGGACCACAGGTGATGGACCACAGGTGGAGGATCCCAGGTGGAGGACCACAGGTGATGGACCCCAGGTGGAGGACCACAGGTGATGGACCACAGGTGGAGGATCCCAGGTGGAGGACCACAGGTGATGGACCACAGGTGGAGGATCCTAGGTGGAGGATCCCAGGTGGAGGACCACAGGTGGAGGACCCCAGGTGAAGGACCCCAGGTGATGGACCACAGGTAATGGTCCACAGGTGATGGACCCCAGGTGATGGACCCAGGTGGAGGACCAAAGGTGGAGGACCACAGGTGATGGACCACAAGTGGAGGACCAGAGGTGATGGACCCCAGGTGATGGACCCCAGGTGGAGGACCCCAGGTGATGGACCCCAGGTGATGGACCACAGGTAATGGTCCACAGGTGGAGGACCACAGGTGATGGACCCCAGGTGATGGACCCCAGGTGATGGACCCCAGGTGGAGGACCACAGGTGGAGGACCAGAGATGGAGGACCCCAGGTGGAGGACCACAGGTGTGTCCTATGAGGAAGTTTGTTGCTGGACAGAAACGCCCCTTTGATCAGAATGTGTTTATTGATTGATCAGCTGGCAGAAACATGTTCGCTAAGGTAACAACATTAAATGAAATGTGGATCCGATAAACCACCTGAGGAAACGGGAGCGTCTGAAAACACGT
This sequence is a window from Siniperca chuatsi isolate FFG_IHB_CAS linkage group LG22, ASM2008510v1, whole genome shotgun sequence. Protein-coding genes within it:
- the tfr2 gene encoding LOW QUALITY PROTEIN: transferrin receptor protein 2 (The sequence of the model RefSeq protein was modified relative to this genomic sequence to represent the inferred CDS: deleted 2 bases in 1 codon); protein product: MDTIRTRLRQSSSVGVAEGEEVGGAPRVEMRFVTSQAEEEVEAGPSSDITALVLRHRHGYRRGYVFLCVCGVVIFITAFLLAYAVFGGRYHCSQVGGQGEEDEAGGGAKPPAEEGAGLYLGELRVMMRRLLQDEDIHNTVSRVSRASHPPGSSEGTSLASEILRRLRQLQMDHTWTESLYATLQFPHRSQRSSLWLLDSAGLISEQIPLNPSDYCPYSATGSTTGGVVYANYGRPEDFNWLKSAGVSVVGCVVVMRVGGGVSFAEKVWLAERNGAGGALIYPDPADLPQDPRRLGLNTHTAVSEHVHLGSGDPFTPGFPSFNHTQFPPIQSSGLPLIPALPISATVAAKLLSQLLGPSCPPSWRGRLPYVRCVVGPEFSSGRRVKMSVHNVMTPVLLNNIFSSLEGRVEPDQYIILGAQRDSLGPGAVKSGVGTAILLELARTFSAMVKNGFSPRRSLLFVSWDAGDFGNVGATEWLEGYLSMLHLKAVAYFSLDQAIMGDDVLSAYTSPLLVDLLDAAIRQVEHPKHAGQTIYSQAEREGGSWRITKPLYLNSGAYSFTAFAGVPAVELRFTEERAYPFVNTPLDSASRLQEVLGGRLGVTGRSLGELVGEMVLRLAHDHILPLRITSYAQTVLQFSAQLNRHSAELQSRGLSPQWVFSARGDYSRAAETLQRAIDYSDLHDPTTARFYDTRIMRVEYYFLSQYVSVVETPFRHVIHGRGDHTLSALTEHLALLTSDPERFNEERFRRQLAFFTWTLQGAANALNGDVWSIHNTYAYTH
- the LOC122870711 gene encoding extensin-3-like, with the translated sequence MWEQAEERQQLLELQDTPVVLHLGSSISGPPPVVLHLGSITWGPSPGVHHLWSSTCGPLPVVHHLGSITWGPPPGVHHLGSITSGPPLVVHHLWSSTFGPPPGSITWGPSPVDHYLWSITWGPSPGVLHLWSSTWDPPPRILHLWSITCGPPPGILHLWSITCGPPPGVHHLWSSTWDPPPVVHHLWSSTCGPLPVVLHLGSITWGPSPVVLHLGPSPGVHHLWSITCGPPPGVLHLWSSTCGPPPGVHHLGSITWGPSPVVLHLWTITCGPSPGVNHLGSITWGPSPLVLHLWSITCGPPPLVLHLGPSPGVHHLWTITCGPSPGVLHLGSSTCGPPPGILHLGSSTCGPSPVVLHLGSSTCGPSPVVLHLGSITWGPPPVVLHLWSSTWDPPPVVHHLGSSTWGPSPGVLHLGSSTCGPPLVVHHLWSSTWGPPPRILQLIGHYS